A part of Manduca sexta isolate Smith_Timp_Sample1 chromosome 10, JHU_Msex_v1.0, whole genome shotgun sequence genomic DNA contains:
- the LOC115443866 gene encoding meiotic nuclear division protein 1 homolog produces the protein MSKKRGLSAEEKRVRMLEIFHHSKDFYQLKELEKIAPKEKGITMQSVKEVIQSLLDDHLIDSEKIGTSIYFWSFPSKANNAKKRKVHDLQNEIDDCSKKIKTTEEAISVESKGREVGDERTEILSLLEMVQKQEDNLKRELQKYRDSDPEYIAQLKTEIGDLKSAINRWTENIYILKSYIKNTFQMESNVIDQSFNIPQDFDFIDA, from the exons ATGTCAAAGAAACGAGGCTTAAGTGCAGAAGAAAAGAGAGTCAGAATGCTCGAAATCTTTCATCATAGTAAAGATTTTTATCAGTTGAAG GAGCTAGAAAAAATAGCACCAAAAGAGAAAGGAATTACTATGCAGTCCGTAAAGGAAGTTATTCAGAGCTTGTTAGATGATCATCTGATTGATTCAGAAAAAATTGGGACTTCCATATATTTTTGGTCATTTcctag CAAAGCTAATAATGCTAAAAAACGAAAAGTGCACGACTTACAAAATGAAATAGATGATTgttcaaagaaaattaaaacaacagaGGAAGCTATTTCTGTGGAATCT aaaGGGCGGGAGGTCGGAGATGAAAGAACTGAAATATTGTCACTTTTGGAAATGGTTCAAAAACAAGAAGATAATCTTAAGAGGGAACTTCAAAAGTACAGGGATTCTGATCCCGAGTACATTGCTCAATTGAAGACTGAAATAGGT GATCTCAAATCTGCTATTAATAGATGGACAGAAAACATTTATATCCTTAAgtcttacattaaaaatacatttcaaatgGAGAGCAATGTTATCGATCAGAGCTTTAACATTCcacaagattttgattttattgacGCATAG
- the LOC115443867 gene encoding zinc finger HIT domain-containing protein 1, which translates to MTSRESGRVKDADRRKVLDDAARKRRARKAVEALEQDNFHEDPHADLVMSKKVPKFADSNEKPTRKKKSKSAEYYKLRFRKTFAQLVEEDVNFRPDPPNYLSAQAPPSKFPDRHFCAVCGFPSNYTCIPCGARYCCVRCLGTHLDTRCLKWTA; encoded by the exons ATGACGTCAAGAGAATCAGGAAGAGTTAAAGACGCGGACAGGCGGAAAGTCCTAGATGATGCGGCGAGAAAACGTCGCGCTAGGAAAGCGGTGGAAGCTTTAGAACAAGACAATTTCCATGAGGACCCGCACGCCGACCTAGTTATGTCGAAGAAG gtgcCGAAATTCGCTGATTCTAATGAGAAACCAACAAGgaaaaagaaatcaaaaagTGCAGAATACTACAAATTGCGATTTCGGAAGACGTTTGCGCAGTTGGTAGAGGAAGATGTTAACTTCAGACCAGATCCACCAAACTACCTCTCGGCTCAAGCGCCACCTTCTAA GTTTCCCGATCGACATTTTTGCGCTgtgtgcggattcccatcgaaTTACACTTGCATACCTTGTGGAGCCCGATACTGCTGCGTCAGATGCCTTGGTACACACTTAGATACGCGATGTCTCAAATGGACAgcttaa
- the LOC115443868 gene encoding general transcription factor IIH subunit 5 codes for MVNVMKGVLVECDPAMKQFLLHLDETLALGRKFILQDLDETHLFISADIVDTLQARVDDLMDQLSIPVHDKGL; via the exons atgGTGAATGTTATGAAAGGCGTTCTTGTCGAATG TGATCCGGCAATGAAACAGTTCCTTCTTCACTTAGATGAGACGTTAGCTCTTGGAAGGAAGTTTATACTGCAAGATCTTGACGAGACACACCTGTTCATATCAGCAGATATTGTAGACACATTGCAAGCACGTGTCGACGATTTGATGGATCAGCTTAGCATACCAGTGCACGACAAAGGATTGTAA